Part of the Sorghum bicolor cultivar BTx623 chromosome 1, Sorghum_bicolor_NCBIv3, whole genome shotgun sequence genome, ACTAGCAAATAAGTAGTCAAATTAAAGCacgagttttttttaaaaaatacaatCTTGAAAGTTTTTTTTGTGCAAACACAAAAAACCTTCCTCGCAGTATATCATAGCTTTAGTTTTCATATGATGCATGTATTGTTAAAATAATATCAAATTGTGTGCTTCCTTTGATGAGAACCCACAAACAATATGTAATTCTAACACTGGATTAATTGAACAATCAGCTGAACCACACATTAATTTAGACTGGACTGGATCAAttgaggccttatttagatccaaaaagtttttggattttgacactgcagcatttttatttttatttgacaaacattgtccaatcatagagtaattaggcttaaaaaattcgtctcgagatttataggcaaattgtacaattaatttttatttttatccatatttaatgttctatgcatgtgccgcaagatttgatgtgacgagaaatcttgaatttttttgtttttaggttgaactaaacaaggcctgaacaaTCAACGGAGCCAGATTTTAGGGGGGCTTCGAATCACAGGATTTCTAAAGGAAAAACTCAGGAATCAGCAATcttttcgtttggctgataagctatgGCAGAAAGCACTGTTGATTAATTTATTGTTAGATAAAAACATTGCTGAATGGTTCGGTTGATAAGTCTAAACGAACCGTAGGAAAGGTAGAGAAAAATTTCCTTCATGGGTCACTTGAACGTATTCCACAGGAATTGAAACATCCACTCTAGCCTCATTTTTCCCCTCTTGCTTGTGTAAATGATTAGTAGACCTTGGAACAAGTGAGTTAAAGTATTTAGTTTGAAAAGTGATATTCTAGACCATTAACTAAATGAATAAATTTGGATTATGCACTTCCTAATATTCCTATCTCTATGAATTTCCCATGAGTATCCAAACACCTATCTTCTACGATATTTCTATAGTTTTCAATCCTCTGTTTTATAACTCAGTTTCTATGGAATTCTTATCTTTTTTCTATTCCTGAGCTTTTGCAATCCTACATTCCAAAAGAAATCTTAATAATATAGTAATACGTGTGTTTTGTTTCTTTTCAATCGTTCTGGTTACTTCTAGAGGACATTGATTGCAAGTCTCCGGGCACAGAAAATAAATAAGCTTAGATACCCAAAATATCTAAGGATATTCAGATTAGCGACGGTAACAAATCTTTATATCTTATAATCAATTAAAATTATGCTTAGTCTACTTAGAGCTGTTGTTTGGCAATGGTTTCGCCAAAACAGCTTCGGCTCTTCtgcttttttatataaaaaatgatTTCTCCACAAAAACATTAAGAAGGGCTAGAGGCAGAGCCGAAGAGGAGCTCTGCCAAACACGCCCTTACAAAAATTGTCCTCCACGAAGATAACATTTTCTACATCCTACCAAATTATGCATTCACATCACAAACCAATGGTCTAGATCTAATTTGAAGAGGCTTCACCACCATCCTTCAACAATCCTTCACAAGCTTCAATGCTCCTTCACCCCTGCGCATGTCTGCTTGCAAGCCCCGCACGCTCTCTTCTTTTGATTTCCTGTTTCCATTTGAGTCTGTCTAGCCAACAACTGATTGTTTAGCCCCTCTCACGATGTTTTATAGCTATACTTATGCcgccttatttttatatttataatGATTTCTATATTTATTATGTAATTGGGGGATAATATACACAGAAAAAGCCTGTATTACCTCACTCAACTTTTGCGAAAGTCTGTTTCTTCTCTCTAAATTCTAAAACTAGGTAAACCATCTCCCCGAACTTTTAAAATCGTCCGTTTTACCTCTCTAACTGGTTATAAGCGGTTTTCAAAGGCGGTTttgtccttttcctttttttcatttattttggttgaaaaaaaatcatagtaaatcacgtAAAAACGTAAAATAGAAAgtccaattttgttggactccacatgaatAGATTTACTCagcaaatatataatataatatgctttagtataaattttttaCTCTAGCTTTAGATTTATGTTTTTCCGTAATTAATTTATAGTTACAGTTTCTATGGTCCAAATGTGATGAAATTTTTACGGTGGTCTATGAACTATATAGTAAAAGTTACATACCCGTTGGATCAtatatataacttagttatacatttataaatactttTAACAAGCATAGacctaaataaatatttttcaccGTCAAACctctttttgtttctttttgctTTGAGATTTGAGAAGACTGCCAAACTTGTGTTCCATCCGTTGCCAAAAGAACGCAGAGTTTCTTTCGAGCCAATTAAATAGTAGCACGTACGCGAGAGATATTTGCGACACCTATAATAATTTGCGACACCTATAATAATAATCAAACAtgcgaaaaaaaagaaaaaatggatGTCGTAGCACGTACGCGAGAGATATTATTAATCGAATACGCGCTTCCATTTCATTTGCAGAGCATCACTGACTACTGAAAGCGAtggaatttttttcttttttgatgcaatggggggagaGGTTCCCCACCAAAATTCATTTCAAAACTCCTAGTAATATAGCACGCGAGAGATATTATTAATCGAAGATGCGGTAGCCACGACGAAGCAGCAACCAGCGCAGGCTGAGAGTGAGACTAAGAGTGCCATGTGTCAGTTCGAGGTCAGGTTGAAGAAATACCGTCTGCACGAGGGACCCGGCCCATTGTATTTGTGCTTTTTGGACCAAACATATCTCCCAGTCCTTAGAAAGGGAGGACTGCAAGAAAATTGTTCGGTTTCTCACATGGACGCCAAAGGACGACGCTACAAGCGGTGCACCGGCCATTCGCATTCGTAGCAATCACCAATTCACAGCTATTGGCCGTACGTGCAGCGTGAGGTTACGATCCAAGATGTTAAAACGATCGACCACGACGTGCCTAGGATAGCATGCATGTTCACTGCTACTTGCCCACTAATACGACGACTGATCTGTCGCCAGTCACCAATGCTTCCCAAATTAACTGGAGCGACCGGCGGGCGGGTACTGTTTACGTGCTCCATCGGTCATGGCACGCACATGGTTGGTGCAACCCACCCTCTCCCGACGCGGCCCGGCCCATCACGCACAAACCATGCATGCGCCGTGCGAGGTTTATGAGCCACCCTGACAGATGAAGCACGCACACCACATCGGTGAGGAACTGTGTACCGTTAGCCACTTCAAATTTCAAACGCCGGCCGCAGAAGGCACCTGCGTGCGTGGAAATAAGCCTGACATCATATTTGGAAAGTAAAGATAAAGACTATGGGTATATATAGGTAGTGATTTCTCACTCcaaataatgaacttgaatctTTTCGCCGGCCGGCACAAAAATTCTTTGTACAGTGGTAACAGTAATGAAAAAGTTCGGCGTCGTAGTTGCAATACACAGCTCGTTGGGTtaggaaacaaaaaaaaggcaGAACCACGGACTGGAATGAtcaaaatcagtactgagactCCACTGGAAACATCCGTCGCATCGCTCACACTTTTTATTCCTCACGATCTGGCCGGTCTCTGGACGCCGGCCAGTACCTGTCCCGTGTCCATCATCCCAAACTTCAAtagcccggccggccggcggccacACTGTCACTACCCGCGCCCCGGCGTCGGCCCCTATATAAACGCATGCACCCGAGCACCATCTCACCCCATCCAAACTCACCGCCTTCACTTCCTCATCAAATATACACATCTCCTGACGAAGAAGCAGCAGCCAGCTGCAGGCCGGCTCCAACCAAACCAACATGGGGACTCTGCAGGTTCCCCAGCAAGCCGCTCTTCTTTTGGCTGCGCTCTTGGCCGTCAGCTTCGGTGCCACGGCTTGGAAGAAGGCAGACGTGGTTGGCTGCGTCAAGTGCCTCGACTGTTCCCCCAACGACGTCAATGCCTTCAAAGGTACATGCAAATCGGCTGCCTCTGCAGTACACTTGCACTTCTGGATTTAGCTATAGCTCTGTTGCGGACATGAAATTTTGGCCCGATTAGCTACTGCCTTTCTTAGTAGGAAACTTTATATGGTAGTACTAGCTGGTAACGAAGAAAAAGCAGTGAAGAGTTTGGAGACAAATTTCTGGAACAACACTATGTCCCCCCAAAACAGTTCAACTTGAAGTTCTTCTTGAGTAACTCGATTGATCAATTCTAGTTAAAGGCGCGATAGAAAACATAAGTGGTAGCTTGTGAATTTTCTTCAACAAAAAATAATAGTTTAACCCGATAAATTATTAGACTGCAGACACACACTATTGGTTTGTGAACCGCACAAATTTTTTTCGAATGACACACCTactttttctctctctcaaatGACACACTTTGCTTTTCATTCACATTTTCAAAAGTCCTGCGAATTTGTGTCCCTCTATCATCACACTGTAAAAGAGCGAGTAATACACATAATCATGGATTGGGCCGGCCACTTGCCAGCCTGAATCAGGCCTGACAACGCTCGGCTCAACTTTTGCGGCCCATGGCATATGGCCGCGCACACGTATACTAAAAAAAAACTTCTGTTCCCTCTGTGCGCTGCAGACCTGCAGGTAGCGATCAAGTGCAAATCcggcgccgccgacgacgaGAGCTACGAGATGAGGGCGCTTGGCACCCTGGACGACACCGGCGTCTTCCGTATCCCACTCGCCGCCGAACTCCTGCGCGACGACGGGAGCATGGACCGTGACTGCTTCGCGCAGCTCCACAGCTCGCTCGGCACGCCGTGCGTCGGTCAGGCGCCGCCCAGGATCGCGCCCACCACCAGCCAATCAGACGGCGGCAGCGCCACCAGCGACACGACCTACCTCGCGGCCGCGGCCGACACGGTGTTAGCCCCCGTCGCGTGCGCCTGcggcaagaagaagaagcacTACATGTtcggcccgccgccgccgccgccgaggccgacgccgacgccaacCCCGAACCCCCCGACGACGCCGACGTACGGGCCCCCGACGCCGACACCCACGCCCGTGCCGCCGGAGCCCAGGCCTCCGGCGCCCGAGGAGCCCGAGCCGTTCTTCAAGAAGAAGCCCAAGATGAAGTTCATGCACAAGAAGAAGCCGTGCCCGCcgctcgtcgacgacgacgacaccaCCCGGCCTGCTGCGGCAGACGGGCAGGGGCAGGAGAAGATCCCCAAGAAATTGAACTAGGGTGGTGTGTGCGGGCATGCAAGCAGGACAGCAGCAAATTAAGCGATCAGATGTTGGAGGGTCGTCGGTGATGTTCGTTTCGTTTCGGtgatgttgttgttgttgtggtGTCAGTGATTGTTTTGTTCAGTTCATGCCGTCGTGTGTCCGCGGTGGCATTGGTGTTTCAGACTTTCAGTCCGTTGCTTGATTTGAGAAATAAACGTAGTGATTTCTAAAGCAAAATTTCTCCCTTTGAGCATATCAGTGGTGTCTGATTTTCAGACTATGTTTCACTACTTCTATCGGGGAAAATATGAAGATAGCAACGAAGGATCTGCATTCAATTGGAAAAACTCCGCGCCACTGAGGGTCCAAATGTTTATGTGGCCGCTGACTCAAGGCCGGATACAATGCCGAACCAATCTGCAGCGAAAGAACATCGTGCCAATGTCACTGTGTGAAGTGTGTGAGTAAGCTGATGAAACCCCGGAGCACATCATCAATGGCTGCCCTATTGCCATGCAATTCTGGGCGAAGATCGGCGTTACCAATGCTCCGGACTTCACAGTAACGGAGCTGTACATGACCAACCGGCCGAGTAACATACCACAGCAGGAGTTTGGGGCGTGGGCGTTCATAGCACTATCGTGCTAGCAGCTCTGGAAAACGAGGAATGCGCTTGTTTTCAGAAATGAGCGAACATCCACCCAACAGCTGTTGCTTTGCCTGTAGGAGAGAAGCGGAGCAATGGAGAGCCAGACACTGCCGAGAAGGAACAAGTGTGTAGCGGATCAATGGTCGGTGCACGGTGTTCCGTGACGCGTTAGGACGCTAAGCTAGCTCAGGAGTGACctgtaaattccatttctctcaAAATGTAAACATCTTGTAGACATTGCCACGGGCCGCGAAGGCCAAATAAAATTCAATGTAGGGAAAACTCCCACCAGTGACAGCAAAACAAAAAATGGAGATAGTTGTTGAGTACTGCCGTGCGGTGTTAATTCGGCCATTCGGGCCTTCGGCTACTGAACGAGCTCCAACTCTGAAATTAACTTTTCATTAATCACCATTACCTCTCCTTGAGTCGACAGCGCACGGTTAGTTGAACACTATATGCACCGGATCCAGATCGTCCGAACGCGTGCAGAGGCCGGTAAAATGGGTACGACGATCTCCACCACCCGTCATGCGGTCCTGCCTGCGCGTGGACAATTAACCGCGAGTACGAGAATAGCTGGAGGAGTAGACTTGAAGGAAACGCTGATCACATTGCAAGGGGCCATACTATTAACTGGAGATCTAGCTACAATGGCGGCGCCAAATTAGCTGCCCATAGTTGCCAGCTTCACTAGTTTCACTTAGCTTCCGCCGATCGATCGAGCTAGCTGCGTCATCAGACCTTGGCACCTATTTATAGACACCTGCGTTCCACTCCTTGCTCCCCACCCATCCACATCTTCTCCTTCCTCAACAACTCCGAACAAGTGGTAGAGAGATGGAGATACAAGCACGACAGCTACTggtggccattttgggcattgTGATAGCGATAGCTTTCGCCGATGCCGTGCAAGGAGCGACAGCAACGCCGGTTGTTGTCGGCCTGGCCAAGTGCTCGGACTGCGCCAGGAGGAACATGAACGCTGAGGCAGCTTTCAAAGGTAGTTTACACAAACCCAAACCACCTGTCACTCTGTCAGTGTCATGATATAGTGGTGTTACTAAAAACAGTTTGGCTGGCTAGTCAATGCATGATTTGTCTGTCGTTTACTTTCCCCAGGTCTTCAGGTGGCTGTCAAGTGCAAGAACAGCAAGGGCGAGTACGAGAGCACGGCGGTGGGACAGGTGGACAAGTCCGGCGCCTTCAGCGTCCCGCTGGCCGCCGATGCCGTTGGTGAGGACGGGGAGCTCAAGTCGGAATGCTTCGCGCAGCTCCACAGCGCGTCGAGTGCGCCGTGCCCCGGGCAGGAGCCCTCCAAGATCGTCGCGGCGCCACCGGGCGGCCACGACGGCAACGAGAAGACGTTCGTTGCGCTCGGCGGCAAGGTCCACCGCTCGTCGCCCGAGTGCGCTTCGGCTTTCCTTTGCCACCATTTCTTCCACAGCATTATGCACCATCATCACGTAGGAACCCACACGCCTGTGGTTCTCCCTCACGCGCCTGATCACGGCCACGGCGGCCATTCCCTGCCGCCTGTCACCAAGCCGCCGGCGGTAGACGTGCCTGAGCACAAACCGGCGCCGGTGACCGTGCCGGAGCACAAGCCTCCGTCGACGCCGGTGGACACTCCGTCAACGCCCACCGCCCCGTCGACGACGCCAGTGTATTCGCCGCCGACGCCAACTCCCATCTACCACCCGCCGGCGCAGCGGGACGCTGTCACTGGCCCGTAGCTCTTCAAGAAGCTGCTGCCGTTCCTCAAGATGTTGTTGCCTTTCTTTCCTCCTGATGCGATGGAGACTCAGCACTATGAGTGTTTGGTCAGTGTTTTCTTGGCTTTTGCAGGTTATGCAGTTTCTTCAGAAtaaggtgtgtgtgtgtgtgtgtgtgtgtgtgtgtgtgtgtgtgttctatCTATTGGGGATAGTTGAATCTTATGCGATTTCCTGTGAACCGTTTTTATTTAGTAAAGCTCTGCAACAAGTTGGGAATACGTATTAAAATATGATTGCAATCAACAGtagcatgttttttttttactatTGAACCTCGCATACTAACCCGATTACCCGAAAGTTTAAAATGGGTAAAGGTGGGCTATGTACAACACTTAAATATCTTAGCGATAAAAATGATCCGGTTTTAGAGTTGATCTCAAATGATCAAATGGAGTTCACTATTGCATAGCACTCTGGATGTGAGAGTTATGAGAACCGGAAGATTCTGCCCCGAACGACTGCTGCAAAAGTCTGTCATTGTAGAAAAATGGTGTTCCATGGAACGGTATGAATGTCCAAACTTCAAAGTGTTGTTATCCAGAGGAGAGTGTAAGGGCGGTCTCAATGCGAGTTTGTCAATGGAAATTTATAAGAGCTTTATTGCATTAAATAAGAAACATGGTAAATATGACAATTCATTAATGTGCTCCATTACTATAACACTACGTTGATTGCTCTTTGACCTTAAAACAAACTTCAACTTATATACCTTTTATGTATGTTCTCTTTTTCATGTCTTTGTTTTGATAGAAACTTAAAGAACTTAGTGCATAACCTTTTTAATTTAATTCGCACACAACTCTATTAATATCTAACCCATAGACtaacaaaaaaataatattgtGCTGCATATTATTTATGAACAGCCAATCAGTAGACTTTATCGCATATATCCTTCTCTCAGGACATcatccatattatatattctctTAGAGTCCTTTGATTGTACCTACATTAAAGAATACGAGTAAGAATGTAAGATACCAGCAGTATCTGAAACGAAACGCCACTTAAAAAATAACCGAAGTAACACATCAGCCAACCTTCCTATGCAGAAATATTGCCGCATCAATAGTTCCTTCAGCGTAGATTGAACGACCACAAACATTGTGCTGGAACTCAAATGAAACACTAAAAGAACACAATTAAATCAACAAAGATGAAAAAATAGCAAGACTATAAAAATATCCATGATTGAGT contains:
- the LOC8078855 gene encoding proline-rich protein 4, which translates into the protein MGTLQVPQQAALLLAALLAVSFGATAWKKADVVGCVKCLDCSPNDVNAFKDLQVAIKCKSGAADDESYEMRALGTLDDTGVFRIPLAAELLRDDGSMDRDCFAQLHSSLGTPCVGQAPPRIAPTTSQSDGGSATSDTTYLAAAADTVLAPVACACGKKKKHYMFGPPPPPPRPTPTPTPNPPTTPTYGPPTPTPTPVPPEPRPPAPEEPEPFFKKKPKMKFMHKKKPCPPLVDDDDTTRPAAADGQGQEKIPKKLN
- the LOC8054351 gene encoding proline-rich protein 4, which gives rise to MEIQARQLLVAILGIVIAIAFADAVQGATATPVVVGLAKCSDCARRNMNAEAAFKGLQVAVKCKNSKGEYESTAVGQVDKSGAFSVPLAADAVGEDGELKSECFAQLHSASSAPCPGQEPSKIVAAPPGGHDGNEKTFVALGGKVHRSSPECASAFLCHHFFHSIMHHHHVGTHTPVVLPHAPDHGHGGHSLPPVTKPPAVDVPEHKPAPVTVPEHKPPSTPVDTPSTPTAPSTTPVYSPPTPTPIYHPPAQRDAVTGP